The DNA segment GCACATTATTATGTATTCAAACATAATAGAATAGTTTGTACCAAGTATTCTGTTTTATAGGTTAGAAAATTAAAAGATAACGGGATGCCGGGAAAGTGGGTCGTTGACAAACTGGTTAGATCCTCATTTCACACTGAATACAAGCTAGGCTAACGACAAATGCGGTTACCGACAGATTGGATCACATTCGTAAGCAGACCCAGTTTGTCGTGTTATGATGTGACAGATTTggtcaatttaattttcaactctgcacCACCCCACAAAGTAGAAGATTTCTTCTCTGTGAGCAGACCCAGTTAATCGTGTTATAAGACGACAGATGCGGTCGAAAAAATGTCCCACTTTGTCGTCCACCCAGTTTGGCCCTATAACGTTTGTCGTCGACCCACTTTCCAGGTGACGTGGTGAGAGGTGATAAAGTTGTTTTGTTAACCTTAAAATGATTAGTGAATCGTGgtgtttattttcattattttatttattagtaacTGTATGTTTTGTTTTTCGGACTAAAGAGTTTGTTTCTGCTGGAGTAACCGTTGAGAGTTTACTTGGTTCATGGATTACAAGTGAACATGAAAATTTTATTCTCCATCATATTCAACGGACTTCATTAACGTTACTGGTTCATTCACTTTTACCTTTAGGTAAGTTGAAagtatttcaaatgaaaattaacTTATATAATTGCTGCTTCAAGTTTAATGAACTGACACTAGTTACTAGTGAATACCACCCCAAACCATGGGCCGCCAAGTAGCATATATAAGTTTCTGGGTCAGCTGTTGCCTTCAAGATAAAGATAACTTAGTCCGTTAGTGGATTACTGAATTATTATTGCTTTATATCACTAATAAACGTCTATGAGTAAATCAACAGTTTGTCGTAGGTCTTAATACCTACATTTATTGATATTGCCTCTAATGTCAATCAATTAAGGTGGACACTGACGACAGGACAACTGTGTCGAACATGTGTGAACGGACATGTCTTCTAGCAAAAACGACATTCTCGTGGAAGGCTTCGAACAAAATACAGCTGCTTCTATCTTATATAAAGCTGGCCACTAATGGtaaaacatgcatgataaacagaCATGTAatgcatgttcatcatgcacATACACGCGTTCATCATGCATGCtcatcatcagcgagaggcttccaACATTACCTTGAATTACCCCCATGAGCACTAAAGCAGAGCCGGATAGGTTGTGTCATGAATTTAAGAAATATATACACACAAAACTAAACAACCAAGATGGCCTGACTAGACCAAGCCAAGTAGATCATCTTTAAAAACTTCCCCAACTGAGTAGAAAAAGCGGCTAGCAAGCCAGGTCTTAAGTTGGGACCGGAACGCTGGCAAGGTTAATCCTTTCACTCCATCTGGCTGCCTGTTATAGACTCGCAGGTCCAAGGCAGGGAATGAATCACGTGTTCTTGTGAGCCGGCGTAAAGGCACATCCAATAGACATCTGTGTTTAGTACTAAATTTCCCAAGGTTTTCATGCACGAACACTGCACACAAGTACACATAGTGACTATACACGGTCATTATTCATGTGCATGTGAAGAGAGGTCTGCAATGCTCCAAGTATCCATACAGAGTTACCACTTGAATTGCCTCTTCTGCAGTAGGATGGCATCATGACGGCAGCATGCCCGCCCCCAGAGCAGCAAACCATAACTGAGAATTCTATGGAAAAGACCATGTTATGCAGTTACAAGGTAGGGCCTGCTCACCATCTGAGTGAGTTTATGCAGCAGGTAGGTGAGTCTTGGATTGATGGTGAATCCAAGCAGCGACACACTCCCCTCAACGACGTCCTGGCTGCGGCCCAGGGAGCAAATCAGACTCTGAgtaaaaataaacatgaaataacaataaataaaccattggaatattacaaatttttatgataCAAATATCATTTTAAAAGAAACAAAAGCCTAACCTCAGAAAATGTTGTTCGAAGATGACGCAACATGTATGACGAGCATGTGTgttcacacatgttcaacaAACTTGTATTGTTGTTAGTGACAAACTTAACACTTATTGAATTTGTTTCAGTTTATGTGAGTACGCTGCTATTTTTGATTGACGATACTCCACCGTGGCTGTTCACAAGTACTTATCTAGGTTTGACATTTGCTGCTCTATCCATAATTACACCTACAGTGGTGTTGACTTTGCTCTATAGTTGGACAAAAGATGGATATTCCAATCATCCAATTGCTCGAAAGATGTCAGTGTTTTGTGATACTGTAACTTCCTGGAGAACTCTCTCCAGTGATATCAATGCAGAATTTAAAAGGTGAgaaatcatatatttatttgacTCTCTGATACTGTTTCTGGTAAGTTTAAGGGACGTATTACATTAGGACACCAGGCTGGGTCGCCAGTAAGACAGGAAATATACTGctctttgctgatgacaccATCATCTGTTCAAGGGGCATATCACCAGAAGACGCAACCTTTAAAGTAAATGAGATTTTTAGCAAGGCAAAATATTGGTTTATACTTGATAGGCTGAGTCTGAATGACAATAAAACGCAGACGTTAATTTTTTAGCTTTGGCCGGAACTGCCAGCCAGAGATGGTCAAGCTCTTGGGACCTGTAGTGGACCTGATCGAATCGAAAATATACAGCttctaataaataatgttccaattataataaaaattgaaactctATATCAAATGACCGATTTGAAAGTGGTGAGGGACTCATTCTACCAAAGAAACCTCCTTAAAAATAATAGGTGAATTTGCAAGAGAAAGTTAGGTATGATAGTGAACAAAAACCAAACATCTACAGTTTACAAAAATCGAAAATCAGTTTCAGTGtctgaaaatatattaaaacatgattttcTGTTGATGCTGTTTACTTATATCCAATTTACACAACACACTTTTCGTGTatcatgaagaggagaagaaatcCTAAAATCCTGGCCATCTCAGAATAGGAGTTTGTTGTAACCTGCAAAAAAACTTCAGCAAAGTAGATcacatttttcatcaattattgtagaTCACATTATTGTTTGTGACTGACACTAATATTTTTTAGgttgtttttattgaaatttaaatgtGATTCATTAAAAAAGGTGTTTTAAATTTTCAGGGTTGACAAGATAAATTTACAGTGCAGTTCCATTAATAAAGTGATAGCGACCGACAATTGGATTATAAAAACTGGTCCCTACACACTATGGCTGGCTCACCAGAGTGATTCCGTTTTGATATTAGTGAGTGCTGATACTCATGACGTGTCAGTTAGCGGAACAGCTAATAATGGAACTGTGCaatatctgagtattgaagtcAAAACAACTCGACGCAATGCTGAAAACTTCTTTATAAGGTAAGTTAATCACATAACGCCTCTGAGCATTTTGACTAAAAAATAGAGATAACTCTCTTTTTATATAGTGCCTTGAAATGatatatattttcaacacaGAAGTGCTCAATCTGATACAGTATCTACAGAGATGTTAAACACATCATCTAACTGTGAttagtataaaataaattaaatacaaatcaaattgaataaaaactagcATCTCCTCAGTTTAAAATTAAGATGAATTGcaatataaatacatttatattGTACTTACTTACTCTctgaaaaaatagtttcaaaagCTATCTTTGGTCCTTCttttgagattgaattttattccATACTTATTTCGTAGTTTTTAAATCTCTGGGTAATTTGTGATGTTTTAATAATGCATTTATATAAGAATGTTTAgtacttagggccgtttgcacagtgaaaacttaaactaaattgaatcagctggtggcttgaaCTCCAAATGAcccacattataacaaactagacttaATATAATAACACTTATGTCCGGTTccaccaagctcggtcaagacatttgatCATGGTCCAATAGGGAAGTTTATAACGAGTGCAATGTATGATTTCTATGACGATAGTAACTATTTATTGTAACTATTAATCGTGCACACTCCAGTGCACTAGTGTGAAGCGTAACCACATTGAACATTCGCTTGGTGAAACCGTGCATTAGTATTTTATTGTTGTAGGGAGTAACATTCCTTGTTATACTGGATGAATCTCCAGGTTTTTTTCCTGAACCCAAAATAGTGAAACATGTTGGAATTATGAAGACTTTATTTAGTAGAGATTGAAGTATATTATTCAGTGTGGAACTATAGCAACTCATTCATATTTGATAATGtaaattctcaataattatttttcacagATGTAATGCACTCGACTTCAAGGACCTGGAAGAAAAAATTCGTCGGCCGATTACCATTTTACCAGATGTGACATTCCATCGATCTAGAACTGACCTTTTCTTGGAAGTTTTCAGAAACGCTGTTGCCCAAAATAGAACTACTACTTCATCACAGGTTAATAAAGCATGTACCTAATTACTCTATTAATGTTATTAAATATTAGTAGGCCATCATTATAAACTATACACGTTAAGTTTATAGATGTATAAgcaaattgcattcaatttccacAGTTACAGTTTTTATTTCTTTACCCACTCAACTGTCAAAGTAACATGCTAAAAACCATTTAGCTCACAGAAATTGAGATATAGCTATTGATAAGTTAAGCTATATGCACTTGCTAACCCCGTTGTACGGGTGACCACTTTGAGAGCCAAACTCCTCTAAAACACCATTTATGAGTTTAAAAAATAGCTTTCTTGTgtttcggaacccacctaaactATAGCTCAACTCATGAataattgtgtgtgtgtgtgtatctctcattacccacgcacaagcctagagctcatatGGGCaccaaattgagaaaaaaaaatcaatgagaGTTCAATATATTAGAAATTCTTGAAACCTCTGTACATGAAGTTGATACTTTTTATTTGATACACAAGTCTTGTTAAGGACTTGAGAGGGTGTGATaaaatgtttttcacgattttcaaAACATTACGCTTGAAACCAGCGGTTACCTGGGgatcatttgaaataataaattatgttttattggGTCATCCCCCAGGCGTGCGGAATGAGCCTAACGGCTTGCAATGAAGTTTTCTTAATCATGAaaagaaatatattcatttattaattaatcaatgtGTTTATTAATGGAGAGACAAcagataatattaaatataattttttaactgAAAATAGCTTCAactgaatgaatttattttttcctcgcACTTTAAACTCAattgtcaataattataatttaagacCCACTGCAAATAGATGTCACATATCACAccaatattgaatgtttaagGAAACAGTTGATAAGCACAAgcactaaaataataaaaacctgATTCCGGACCACTTCCTCACAAACTCTAAGATTAGTAGAATAACCAAACTAGATCTAAAAACTGGACTTACAGTATatcctctacctgcctattacatgggaaaccatagttggctaggtatttttcatcctttctttcttttcagcacaccccaccatgaagcctgttttagtatatatattttttaatttgtattttgtttgtGATGTTTTGTATATTGACTTTGTTGTGTATCTcgtgttgatttgaataaagttattgattgatttatgaTCATGCTATTGATATCATTTTTAGGAGCTGGAAATGTGCATTGGTTGTATGATTGTGCAGTCAAATGTGAAATTGGTGAAGCATTGCGAAGACACGACTTCCACTGATCGTTCCTGCACTACTTGCTATTGCCGGCCACTTTGGTGCATTGACTGCATGGGCAAATGGTAACCACCAACatccaatcaattattataccGTACCATATATTCATTAACCATATTTACGGGTGTATTTCGTTCAGTCCAGGTGTTTGATTACTCCAGGTGCTCGATTAGTCATGATGTTCGATTACCCCAGGTCGGACTTTTCCGATTAGACCAGGACCTGGTCTAAACGCACACCTCGGCTAAACGAGACCCTGGAGTAATCAAACACCTAGACTGAACGAAATACACCCGTAAATATGGTTAATGAATATATGGTACGGTATAATTACTGGGTTAATTGAAGCATTCCGTATCGTTTAGCCcatgtctcgattagaccaggtcctgtgtctcgattagaccaggagATACTACACccgtctcgattagaccaggtatcGTTTAGACCACCTGCtgtaatcgaactactgggttaatcgagacggaatgcttcgattaacccagtagttcgattacaccaggtcctgtgtctcgattagaGACCACCTGGAGACGGAATGCTTCGATTAACCTACTGGGTTCGATTACACCAGGTcctgtctcgattagaccaggtttcGTTTAGACCACCTGGtgtaatcgaactactgggttaaTCGAAACATTCAGTCTCTTTTAGACCAGGTTTTCAGCTTCATTGTAGAATAAGACCTGGTGTAAACGAAACCTGGTCTAATCAAGACTACCATATTTACACATCATTAATactcatattcatttattgatcgaattatatacaattcgttAAAATGATTGCTACGGTACAAATAGTATAGGTtacttgtattttttattttgatttcgACTGTATTTATTTTGGGAAAACCAGCATGGAAAGAGCATACCTGTATTGGGTATTGCCAAAGAAATTACAACACTTGAGAGTATTTCCTCGGGTGTTGAAAGTTTACTTACTACTACTGTTAAAAGTTGAAGGGTATTAAGATTCATTAAATAACAATAGCTATCTATGAAACgattataaaattttcattttttgaatttgaatttacataatgTAAACAGTATTGAACACTTcatgtaaaattttaaaatattacctTAATGTTCAAGTTGGAAATGAGTATATTGTGCGGACTACTGCTAAAATTTGTTTGGatttacattaattttattaattattattcatggtACTAAATGATATTCTAGCTCAAAGGGAGGATTATCTAATTGAAAGTCTTAAAAAAAATAGAGGAAGAGTAAGGCCAATGGAAGTAAAAAATTGTATACTCGTAATATGAGGATGTCTTGAGACAAGAAAAGGTTTCCTGAAGAGCTTGCACTGGGAAGACAAAGGTTTAAAACAGTAGAATATTTCAAGTATCTTAAATGCCTGATTAAATGAAATGGAAATGAATTGAAGATTGAAAGCTGGAAATAGGACATACTTCTGTCTACAGAAATGTTAAAATCAAGGGGTTTTATCTGTAGTAGTAAATAAGCATTAATTTAGAACCAAAGAGCCAAATAGAGTTAGTAGGTAGTACTTGTAGTATGTAGTATAAAAACCATCATATAAACTTCCCATTATTTTCTTATATTAAATCAATTGTATTATGGTTTAAGTAactaattttcattatttttccaggTGGGTATCAAGACAAGAACAAGATCAACCAGAAACATGGCTGTCCTCGAAATGTACGTGTCCAGTTTGTAGGAGTGTTTTCTGCATGCAAGATATTTGTCCCGTTGTCTTCACGAACTCTTAATGAATTCAAAGCAGATTTCAAACTGC comes from the Nilaparvata lugens isolate BPH chromosome 1, ASM1435652v1, whole genome shotgun sequence genome and includes:
- the LOC111060799 gene encoding transmembrane protein 129 is translated as MISESWCLFSLFYLLVTVCFVFRTKEFVSAGVTVESLLGSWITSEHENFILHHIQRTSLTLLVHSLLPLVYVSTLLFLIDDTPPWLFTSTYLGLTFAALSIITPTVVLTLLYSWTKDGYSNHPIARKMSVFCDTVTSWRTLSSDINAEFKRVDKINLQCSSINKVIATDNWIIKTGPYTLWLAHQSDSVLILVSADTHDVSVSGTANNGTVQYLSIEVKTTRRNAENFFIRCNALDFKDLEEKIRRPITILPDVTFHRSRTDLFLEVFRNAVAQNRTTTSSQELEMCIGCMIVQSNVKLVKHCEDTTSTDRSCTTCYCRPLWCIDCMGKWWVSRQEQDQPETWLSSKCTCPVCRSVFCMQDICPVVFTNS